One bacterium genomic region harbors:
- a CDS encoding type II toxin-antitoxin system HicA family toxin has product MSRLPVVSGKDVTKAFSKIGYELDHQTGSHMILRRNVFPYRRLTVPNHKEIAKGTLRAIIRQAGLTAEEFIKLIK; this is encoded by the coding sequence ATGAGCAGGTTACCTGTGGTATCAGGCAAGGATGTTACAAAGGCTTTTTCGAAGATTGGTTACGAGCTGGATCATCAAACGGGCAGCCATATGATACTTAGAAGAAATGTTTTTCCATACAGAAGATTGACAGTTCCCAATCATAAAGAAATTGCCAAGGGAACCTTGAGAGCAATAATCAGACAAGCTGGACTGACTGCAGAAGAATTCATCAAGCTAATCAAATAA